In Cinclus cinclus chromosome 13, bCinCin1.1, whole genome shotgun sequence, a genomic segment contains:
- the TRIP4 gene encoding activating signal cointegrator 1, producing MAASSALLAWCVQHLRGDFGLDVGEEVVRYILSITNEDEIREYVVDLVQGTDGKKSWFVEELLTRWRKSAQLPPEPFPAYWKKDGASEVLRAGDQGKKGKRKGRNKQETLAYAELSAQGEEVKTPLDLAKAQESSSGVSNSSISSKKKPKYVSLYTREGQDRLAVLIPGRHACECLGQKHKLINNCLECGRVVCEQEGSGPCLFCGALVCTKEEQDILQRDSNKSHKLLKKLMAGAESSGNLDDISKGLLPHQEARLRSGLEMAVKHKDKLLEFDRTSVRRTQVIDDESDYFATDSNQWLSKQEREALHKREQELRELRHASRLAKKITIDFAGRQILEEDNSMAEYHSKLDETIEAMSCGALSEPARSPGAKMTPNSGVLVNPRLLQPAPLWVDQTGLLPQRRTVHAVEAGSESGLERSRLRIQDRELQEISDDGWCLSLHQPWASLLVRGFKRVEGRTWYTSHRGRLWIAATAKRPSPQEISELETTYRMLLQKDVEFPSDYPSGCLLGCVDVIDCLSQEQFQEQYPDLSQESGSPFVFICTNPQEMVLKFPIKGKHKIWKLDAKIHQGAKKGLMKQKAVG from the exons ATGGCGGCGTCCAGCGCGCTCCTGGCCTGGTGCGTCCAACACCTGCGCGGGGACTTCGGGCTGGACGTGGGCGAGGAGGTGGTGAG GTACATCTTGTCAATCACAAACGAGGATGAGATCCGGGAGTACGTTGTTGACCTTGTTCAGGGCACCGACGGGAAGAAGAGCTGGTTTGTGGAAGAACTGCTGACCAGGTGGAGGAAATCTGCCCAGCTGCCCCCCGAGCCTTTCCCGGCGTATTGGAAAAAGGACG GGGCTTCAGAAGTGCTGCGGGCTGGGGACCAAGGGAAGAAGGGGAAACGCAAAGGGCGGAACAAGCAGGAAACACTGGCATATGCTGAGCTCAGTGCTCAGGGGGAGGAGGTGAAAACCCCACTGGACCTGGCCAAG gcacaggagagcagcagtggaGTCAGCAACAGTAGCATTTCCTCTAAGAAGAAGCCCAAGTATGTCAGCCTGTACACAAGGGAGGGGCAGGACAGGCTGGCCGTGCTGATCCCAGGCCGCCATGCCTGCGAGTGCCTGGGCCAGAAGCACAAGCTCATCAACAACTGCCTGGAGTGCGGGCGCGTTGTCTGTGAGCAGGAGGGCTCTGGGCCTTGCCTGTTCTGTGGGGCCCTG gTGTGCACTAAAGAAGAGCAGGACATTCTCCAGCGGGACTCCAACAAGAGCCATAAGCTGCTGAAGAAGCTCATGGCAG GCGCTGAAAGTTCAGGGAATTTGGATGATATAAGCAAAGGCTTGCTGCCTCACCAGGAAGCGAGACTCAGATCAGGCCTGGAGATGGCTGTGAAACACAAAGACAAGCTGTTGGAATTTGACAGGACAAG TGTGCGTCGGACCCAAGTCATTGATGATGAGTCCGATTACTTTGCCACGGACTCCAACCAGTGGCTCTCCAAACAGGAAAGAGAAGCACTCCACaagagggagcaggagctgcgGGAGCTGCGCCATGCCTCTCGGCTTGCCAAGAAAATCACCATCGACTTTGCTGGCAGGCAGATCTTGGAGGAAGACAACAGCATGGCTGAGTACCACAGCAA ACTGGATGAGACCATTGAGGCCATGAGCTGTGGCGCACTGAGCGAGCCAGCCAGGAGCCCTGGGGCAAAGATGACACCAAACTCTGGAGTTTTGGTGAATCCCCGTCTCCTCCAGCCTGCTCCTTTG TGGGTGGACCAAACTGGTTTGCTCCCACAAAGAAGAACTGTTCACGCTGTGGAGGCTGGGAGCGAGTCTGGCTTGGAGCGGAGCAGGCTCCGGATTCAGGACCGAGAGCTGCAGGAGATCTCAGATGATGGTTGGTGCCTCAGCCTGCACCAGCCTTGGGCTTCCTTGCTCGTGAGAGGATTCAAAAG GGTGGAGGGCAGGACCTGGTACACATCTCATCGAGGGAGGTTATGGATTGCAGCTACTGCTAAAAGACCTTCCCCTCAGGAAATCTCTGAACTGGAGACCACCTACAGAATGCTACTCCAGAAAG ATGTGGAATTTCCAAGTGATTATCCCTCAGGATGCCTCCTGGGCTGTGTGGATGTGATTGATTGTTTATCACAAGAGCAATTTCAGGAGCAG TATCCGGACCTGAGCCAGGAGTCCGGATCTCCATTTGTCTTTATCTGCACTAACCCCCAGGAGATGGTTCTGAAGTTTCCCATCAAAGGCAAACATAAAATCT GGAAGCTGGATGCAAAGATCCATCAGGGAGCAAAGAAGGGGTTAATGAAGCAGAAAGCCGTGGGGTGA